Part of the Rhodopirellula bahusiensis genome is shown below.
CTTCGGCATCCGCGGAATCGGATCGCTCTACTACCTGAGCTACGCGATCAGTCATGGGCTGGAGGAGAGCATTGCGAATCGACTCGCCGGAATCGTCCTCACCACAATCACGCTTTCTATCATGATCCATAGCAACGCAGCATCCTTGATGATGCAAAGGTACGCGAACGGAAAGGATGACGAGACATCTCCCGCCAGCGAATGAACGCTCGGCGATTCGTGTCTCAGTCGGCAACTGATGTCGAGGACTCTCGCTGGTTTGCTCAGCAACGATTCTTGATTCCGCTCGCTCAGCAAATGGCTTGCACTGCACGGGAAAATCCAAATCACTGGCGAATGGTTCTCACTGCGGGATGAAGTACTGCTCGCCGGAATGGGGAGGGTGATAGCGGACTTTGATCATGTTGTGTGGATGATGAGCCCCCGCCTCCACGGCCAAGTCCATCGCAGTCTGCCACTGGAGCCAAGTGTCGACGTGGCCTCGCAAGATAGCGACGCCGTCTTCCACCGTGACGTCAATCTGGTCGCTGCGATCCAACAACGTGTACTTCAGCTTACGGTTGAGATCCTTCGTGATTCGCTCATCACTTTTGCCGGACGGTTCGGCTTCGACCGCAAGTGAGTTGTTGACGTGAACAACCCCGGCAACACCGTCGGCGATCGCGTGAGCAACCCTTTTTTCCAGTTGTGAATCCACCAAGCCATACAGGCTGACGTGTGCTCGGTCGCAGTGGACTCGGATCTCGCGACGATCGAGGTGACCACTTCGGGCGAGAGCTTGCTGCGTCTCTTTGATAATGGTCGCATCGGAAGGTTGTTCGTTCGGGTACTCCACCTCCAAATCATTGTTGATTCGGCGGACTCCGACGACGTTGCGAACCAGTTCGGCCGCTCGCGTTTGGACAAAGCCTCGATCAACGGTGCCGGTTAACTGGACCTTGGCTTGTTTGGTTGAAACATCAATCTCTTCAACGCGAGAAAAGAGATATGGGTCGGCCTCGAACGAGCGACGGACCGCAGCGGTGATGCTTTGATCATCCATGTCAGCGTATCGCTGTTCACGAAGCGAATCGTCAAGCTTGTCTGGATTGACTTCTACATCGGTGACGTCGACAGCCGCGATGCCCCAAATCTCAGCGATTTGTCCCAAGCGGTCTTTCGCCGCGACCGAGCCAACCGCACCGCTCAGCTTTGCAACATGTTCGTTGACCTGGACGTCGATATTCGCGTTGTCAAAGTAGACCGATTGAACGATGAGAGCACTGATCTCCGCTCGCAACTCTTCGTCGGAGCGATCGCTCGACATGCGAACCGTGATCTGATTGTCGACTTCAGAAACACCGCGGACGCCGGCAGCAGCAAACTCAGCGATCCGTTTCTGGGCCAACGAGTCAACTTCGCCGAGGAGTGCGACCGTGCCACCAGAGACTTCCGTTTTGATCGGAGGCTTTTCCACACCATCGTTGAAACGCAACACCTTTCGCACGTCGGACTGAATTTCGGAATCCGATCGCGATGACCGTTTGACCAGAATTCGGTTTTGGACCGCGACAACACCTCTTGTTCGCTTGGCGATCGATTCGGCAATTTGCCGATCCTGCAAACTGAGAACGGTACCGGCAAGCGTGACAATGTTGGACTCAACCACCACGTCGATTTCATTCTCACTCAATCGTCCCGCGTCGTCGAAATCGGCTTCGATCGCAGATTGAAGTTCTTCGGTGGTGGGCGACGGTGAATCGGCGAACGATGTGGAGCAAAGTAGAAACGCGGCGGAAAGAGATGCCGCCAGACTTTGTTTGATCAAGATCATGAGTGGCCCTGGTGCGAGGATGGGAAGTACAACACAACCAGGACCGCAAACGGTGCGCCGATGCTTCTCGTGAAGTCGAAGGGTGGCACGATCGCTCTTCTCTTATCCGATCGATTTCCAACGACCAATTTTGACCCACCAGAAAAGTCCGCAATCGACCAACACCGCGGAGGACGAGCTGGAGGCCATCCACCGGATGTTCGTCAGCGTGACAAAAACATTTGTCGAAGGACGGTCCACCAGCGGACCGAGAACAATGGGCGATCACCACGACCGCAAGAAAGCTCAACGACGGTTCTGTCGTTGTGTTCGACGACAACATCCTGCCTGACCGCCTCTGCGACAGCGAGCAAGGTACGTCGCATGGACCGAAGCTGGTTGAGTGAGGCACGAGGAACAGAGCCCTTTGAAGAGATCATGATCGTTCCCTCCGCGTTCGTCGAAATCGTCACCGTCTGAACGGAACTGGAACCCTGAATGCGCTCCATCGACAATTCACCGACTTGGACTATTCGTCGCTCGGCACCGAGCCTCGCTGCAACGACAATGCGGAGTACCTCGGCTCAAAGTTTCCTTTCGAAGTGCTGATCGCAGCCACGCCAGCGACAATGCCATTCCCCGCCCACGCTTCCGCGCGAAGTTCCTTCGGGTCGCCATGTTCCCAGTTGTTTCCGTCAAGGCTCACCGAGCCGAGCATGAGATCGCCCTTGCGTTCCAGCCGGAGCCAGGTCGGCTTGGATTGATCCGCTGGTAGCTCTCCGACGATGCCAATTCTTTCGAGCCTCCCGTCCACGCGGATTTCAAAGTTCGTGTAGGGCTCAGGCTCACCCGCTTGCCGATGAAGCGTCGCACGCTCGAGTCGAATGAAGTTCCCCTCGTCAGCGAACACGACCAGCCCCGCACCTGTGTATCCGGTACGGCCCGGTTGCGTTGATTCATCGCCCGGTTGAAACATACCGTCCACCCGAACTTCAACAACGAAGTCACCGGAAACAGGTTGAACGACCCGAGGAGCCGTGCTGCTTTCCAACTCGGGACTCAAGTCATGAGGCGTCTCGGTACCGGGCACAACAATCGTCAAATCTTCATCGGAAGCAGCGAAACTGCAGTCGCCCGCGGGGTTGATCGGCGTGCCCCAGCCTTCAATTTGCTGTTCCTTTACTGTCGGTTCCTTTGCCGCCGGTTCCTGGGCGACGAGGTGAAAGCCAAAGGTTGCGAAAGCGACGAAAGCTACAAATCTCATGACTTGCCTCGGTGTTCGGTGTGAGTGCGGAGAATCGGTCAAGCCGGCGAATCTTTCGCTGATTCAGTGGCATGAACATGGTGCGAATCGAAAGACGCCCCCCCCCCTCAAATGCTACCCCCACGCCCCTCTTCAATCAAGCAATTGATGCAGCTCCAAAGCGGACTGTCGATCGATCGTTGCAAACATCGCCGCCATTGTGACAAACGCGGGAACCGAACTCCCGATCCGTTCAGCCGTGGTCAAGACCGGTGGCAGATTGCCACTCGCTCCGCCCTTTGGATCGCCCCATGTCATGGCAAGGTTGACAACGCAGAAAACCCCAACGACGAGATACACGAACATCACACAACCGATCGTGATTGCTTTGGCCCACGACACTGGATGCGGAAATGAATCGTCATCGCGGACTTCGCCTTCCCGGCTTACGCGATGGTCATCCATGATCTTGGTTCAACTTGATTTCCAGAACCAGTTTGGATCCAAAAGCCGAGAAACCGACCGAATCAAATAACCCTTGAGCGGCATTGTTGAACGCCCAGACATCGAGAACCACACGCGACAGCCCCATTTTGGCCGATCTTACTGCCGCGTCATCCAGAAGTGACTTACCTACGCCGCGTCGACGAAACCTGGGATCAACTTCGATTTGGCGTAGGTAGTCTGATGGCACGATCAGTCCGATGATTGGGACCGGTTCAGCAGTCCATGACACCACCAATGGTACGGCCGAGAGAATCGCGATGAAAAGGATTGCCAGCAATATCCTTTTCATAGCATCAGCCGAACGGAATGAATCACATTGCTCTCACGAACAAAGGTCGATAACCATGGCTCGCATTTTTCAGTGCACTTCGCGATTCGCCACTTCCGGTCTTTTGAAAAGCTGTTTGCCATAGATCGTTCTTGAAACAGGCCAACAAACGGCACCACTCATCAGGATGTCGAAAATCGGCAAAGTGCGACGCCAACAGCAAACACAAGAGTGCATACGAGCAGCAAACGTATAGTCACCGGCCTGCGACGTACAATGCGTTGCGTCAGCCAGAACAGTACCCCTAGAGTTGCCAGCACTGCAGGCCAATATTCAATCACGCAAATGATAATCAGAATGTCAACAGAATAGTTCTCAGCAAGCAAGTCAAATCGTCCAGCAAGGTGCAGCAAGTCCAGTCAACGATCACTGCAATGGCAATTCCCGATGGGACAATGTCACGCGGAGCTTGGCATGCATCGCATCGCTCGCCGACAACTCCGGTTCAGTGTAGTAGTCGATCGGGATCGAGAAACCAGTATACAACACCCGCCCCCATCATGGACGCGACCATGTAGGCGACCGCCCATCCAATGACCAGGATGAACACAACAGGAAGTCCGCCAAGTCCCCAACCGATTCGCGGTCCAAGCTGAAAGTTCGCCCATGCGGAACAACAAAATGCTGCGGCGCTCAGCGGATAAACAATCGGCGGCGGGAGCGACTGTCGCGAGAGAGCAAACACCGCCGCAATCAAGCAGTAAATCGACACGATCGCGCTGAGCGATACGAAATTGCGCCGCCAAGTGGACGGTTCCGGCGGGGATGAGACGCGGGCACCGCTGTCAGATGGCGTTTCGTACGGATTGGTTTTCTGCAACACGAATAGCAGTGGTTGAAAGTTTGGTGATTTCAGTTGGTAGACGGCAAACATCATCATCCCCCAAGATTCGCGGACACCTGATATTAGCATGATTACTCATGGTTGGCGGTACTGGTTGTGCGACAAACCGGTTGATCCATATATGTCACCCAACGATCCACGTGGAGCGAGCTTGGACACTCGCATCAGCAAGGGCCGGGCCAAGAAAAAGAAGGACAGCACGGGCAACTTGTCAACCGAGCGATTGACTCAACACTAGTTGCAACACGGGCAAAGGATCCAATGATCCGGTTGTGTCCTGGGAGGTCGTGCA
Proteins encoded:
- a CDS encoding BON domain-containing protein, which produces MILIKQSLAASLSAAFLLCSTSFADSPSPTTEELQSAIEADFDDAGRLSENEIDVVVESNIVTLAGTVLSLQDRQIAESIAKRTRGVVAVQNRILVKRSSRSDSEIQSDVRKVLRFNDGVEKPPIKTEVSGGTVALLGEVDSLAQKRIAEFAAAGVRGVSEVDNQITVRMSSDRSDEELRAEISALIVQSVYFDNANIDVQVNEHVAKLSGAVGSVAAKDRLGQIAEIWGIAAVDVTDVEVNPDKLDDSLREQRYADMDDQSITAAVRRSFEADPYLFSRVEEIDVSTKQAKVQLTGTVDRGFVQTRAAELVRNVVGVRRINNDLEVEYPNEQPSDATIIKETQQALARSGHLDRREIRVHCDRAHVSLYGLVDSQLEKRVAHAIADGVAGVVHVNNSLAVEAEPSGKSDERITKDLNRKLKYTLLDRSDQIDVTVEDGVAILRGHVDTWLQWQTAMDLAVEAGAHHPHNMIKVRYHPPHSGEQYFIPQ
- a CDS encoding DUF1349 domain-containing protein, with translation MRFVAFVAFATFGFHLVAQEPAAKEPTVKEQQIEGWGTPINPAGDCSFAASDEDLTIVVPGTETPHDLSPELESSTAPRVVQPVSGDFVVEVRVDGMFQPGDESTQPGRTGYTGAGLVVFADEGNFIRLERATLHRQAGEPEPYTNFEIRVDGRLERIGIVGELPADQSKPTWLRLERKGDLMLGSVSLDGNNWEHGDPKELRAEAWAGNGIVAGVAAISTSKGNFEPRYSALSLQRGSVPSDE
- a CDS encoding GNAT family N-acetyltransferase gives rise to the protein MKRILLAILFIAILSAVPLVVSWTAEPVPIIGLIVPSDYLRQIEVDPRFRRRGVGKSLLDDAAVRSAKMGLSRVVLDVWAFNNAAQGLFDSVGFSAFGSKLVLEIKLNQDHG